CAGCGACTTGAGCGTGTCGGCCACGGCGTCGATCACCGAACCGGTGGAAGTGGCCGAATACTGCGGGTACAGCGGCAGCACCAGCAGCCGGCGCACACCGGCGCGCTGCAACTGCTCGACCTGCTGCCGCACCGAGGGCTGGCCGTAGCGCATGGCCAGTGCCAGCCGGAATGTGCCCGGTTCTCGCCGGTCCAGTTCGACCTGCAGGGCATGGGTCAGCGCCTGGCTGTAGACGCGCAACGGCGACCCCTGGTCGGTCCAGATGCGCGCGTAGGCGTGCGCGGAGCGACGCGGACGCACGCGCAGGATCACGCCGTGCAGGATCAGCCACCAAAGCCAGCGCGGGTAGTCGATGACGCGGGCATCGCCGAGGAATTCGGCCAGGTAGGGACGCACCGCGCTGGCGGTGGGCGCGTCCGGGGTGCCCAGGTTCACCAGCAGCACACCAGTCTGAACGGGGTGCCCATCGGTGGTCTGGTCGGGGTCGATATCGGTGCGGGGACGTGGCATCGTGGCGGCGTCGGCGTGGGTAGCCGGTCCAGTCTGCCACACTGGTTCATCCCCGCCATGCGGCGCCTGCCGCCGCATCCCCGGTTTTCCCCGCATCGTCAGGAGTTTTTCCATGTTCAAGCTCACGCTGCGTCGTCTGCTGCCTGTCGCCCTGGTTCTGCTGTTGCCTGCGATGGCCGCCCACGCCGAAGATCCGCCGCTGGTCCGTGCGCAGAACGCGGTGCGTGTGCTCAGCGAGATCGAGCAGGCACCGGACAAGGCCATTCCCACCGACCTGCTGAAGAATGCGCATGCGATCGCGGTGATCCCGGACCTGGTCAAGGCTGGTTTCATCTTCGGCGGTCGTCGCGGCGAGGGTCTCATTTCGGTGAAGCGGCCGGACGGCAGCTGGTCTGATCCCAGCTTCATCACCATGACCGGCGCCAGCGTGGGCTTCCAGATCGGCGTGTCGTCCACCGACGTGGTCCTGGTCTTCCGTACCCAGCGCGGGGTGGACTCCATCGTCAACGGCAAATTCACCCTCGGCGCGGATGCGGCGGCAGCGGCCGGGCCGGTCGGGCGCAACGCCAGTGCGTCCACCGATGGCCACATGCATGCGGAGATCTATTCCTACTCGCGCTCGCGCGGCCTGTTCGCCGGTGTGGCGCTGGATGGCGGCGTGATGCGCATCGATTACGACGCCAACGCACAGGTCTACGGCGCCGGCATCACCCCGCGGCGCATCTTCGAAGGCGGCGTGACCAACGTGCCTGCCCCGGTCGTCAGCTTTCGCGATACGCTTGAGGAGTACACTTCCAAGTAAGCGCATGTGCGACTATCGGCATTTCCGGGATGGAGTCGTTTCCACCTCGGATCGCCTCGAGGATCATCATGGGTTTTGACAGCATCTGGCATTGGCTTTTCCTGTTGTTGATCGTGCTGCTGCTTTTCGGCACGAAGAAACTGCGCAACATCGGGCCGGACCTCGGCAACGCCGTCCGTGGCTTCAAGAAGGCCATGAATGGCGACGACGAAGCCGACGGCAAGTCGAAGGAGTCGGCCGAGAAGCTGAAGGCCGATCCGCCGGCCGCGGCGCAGTCCGCCACGCAGGAGCAGCACGACTCCACCGAGTCGAAGTAAGGCTGCGGCGGAGCAGGCGATGATCGAGATCAGCTTCGGCAAGCTGGTCCTGCTGGCGCTGATCGCATTGATCGTGCTCGGACCCGAGAAGTTGCCCGGCGCGGCACGCACCGCCGGCGCACTACTGCGCCGCATGCGCAATGGCTGGGAAAGCGTGCGCGCCGAGGTGGAACGCGAGCTCGAAGTCGAAGAGATCCGTCGCGCCGCACGCGAGGCGGCCAAGCAGGCCGAGGCCGTGCAGGAACAGGCCGGCGCGGTGCAGCAGCAGGTGATGGAGGGCACGCGGCAGGTACGCGAGCCGGTCGAGACAGCCGTTGCCATGATGAAGTCGGCGGACCCGGTCGTGGCGAAGGACGAATCGCCGGCCGACCCGGTGGACCCGCACCAGGCCACGTTGCCGTCGGGCGAGCCGGCCAGCGGCAGGACGGAGCCGGCACATGACTGAACCCGAATCCGGCTTTGCCGACGAGCTCCAGCAGGGCCTGTTCTCACATCTGCTGGAACTTCGCTCGCGCCTGCTCAAGGCGGCAGCCACGGTCATCCTGGTGCTGCTGGCTCTGGTGCCGTTCGCCAACCGGCTCTATGCGGCGCTGGCCGAGCCGCTGGTGAAGCGCCTGCCGCACGGCGCCCATCTCATCGCGACCCAGGTCACCAGTCCCTTCCTTACGCCACTGAAGCTGGCGTTCTATGCCGCGCTGTTCATCAGCATGCCGGTGATCCTGTACCAGCTCTGGGCCTTCGTCAGCCCTGGCCTGTACAAGCACGAGAAGCGTCTGGCGAGGCCGCTGCTGGTCGCGGCGCTGGCGCTGTTCTATCTGGGTTGCGCGTTCGCGTATTTCCTGGTGCTGCCGGCCGCGTTCCGTTTCCTCACGGCGGTGACGCCGCAGGGTGTGGAAATGATGACCGACATCACGCATTACCTCGACTTCGTGATGCTGATGTTCTTCGCCTTCGGCCTGTGCTTCGAGGTGCCGGTGGCGGTGGTGATCCTGGCCGCGGTGGGCGTGGTGGATCTGCCCAAGCTGCGTGGCGCGCGCCGTTACGCCATCGTCGGTGCCTTCGCGGTGGCCGCGCTGGTCACGCCGCCGGACATCACCTCGATGGTGATGCTGGCGATTCCGATGTGCCTGCTCTACGAGCTGGGCCTGCTGGCGGTGCGCTGGCTGGTGCCGGCCAGGGTGCAGCCGGAGTCGGAGGAAGCCGCCGGTTGACCGGTGCCCGCGGCAGCGCCCTGGCGCCGCGGGCCCGTCGCATGGTTTATTTCGCAGCCGGAGCCGTCGTGCCGGCGTGGTTCAGCGCCAGGCCCTTGAGGATGTTCAGCGCCTGCGACAGCTCGTAGTCCTTGACCGCCAGCTTGGCGCTCTGCGAGCTGCCGTCGTTGTCGATGTTGCTGCCGGCCTTCGGATTCTGGTTGGCCAGATGGTGCGGCAGGTCGGCTTCCGAGTTGATCAGTGCGGCCGGGGCGTCGCCCTGCCGGACGGTCAGGTCATCGCCAAGCGGAATATCGGGCTTGATGCCCTCGGCCTGGATCGAGGTGCCGTCCGGCGTGTAGTAACGGGCGGTAGTGATCTTCACGGCATGGTCGCCGTCCAGCGGCAGCACGGTCTGCACCACGCCCTTACCGAAGGTGCGCTGGCCGACGATCAGCGCGCGATGGTTGTCCTTCAGCGCGCCGGACACGATCTCGGCGGCGGAAGCGGTGCCGTTGTTGACCAGGTCGATCATCGGCGCGCCGTCGAGCAGGTCACCGGGATGCGCGGTGAACTTGAGGTTGGCGTCGCGCAGGCGGCCACGGGTGGTGACGATGGTGCCCGAATTGAGAAAGTCGTCGCTGACCGCCACCGCCGCGGTGACCAGGCCACCGGGGTTGTTGCGCAGGTCCAGAATGGCACCCTTCTGCGGACCGTGCTTGGCGATCAGGGCGCCGAGTTTCTTTTCCAGGTCGGGTGCGGTGTCTTCCTGGAACTGGCTGATGCGGATATAGGCGTAGCCGGGTTCCAGCTCGCGTACCTTGACGCTGCTGACGGTGATCAGCTGCCGGGTCAGCGTCATGTCGATCGGCTTGTTGCTCCTGCGGTGCACGATGGTGAGCGTGATCTTGCTGCCCGGCTTGCCGCGCAGGTCCTGGAACAGCCGGTCGATGTTGTCTGAGTCGACCAGCGTGCCGTTGACCTTCAGGATGATGTCGCCGGGCTTGATCCCCGCGCGCGCCGCGGGAGTGTCGTCGATCGGGCTGATGATGCGCAGTACGCCGTCGTCTTCCAGCACCTCGATGCCCAGCCCGCTGTACTGGCCGCTGGTGTCCTCGTCCAGCTGCTGCAGGCCCTGCTTGTCGAGGTAGGCGCTGTGCGGGTCGAGGTTGCTGAGCATACCCTTGATCGCGTCGTTCATCAGGGTCTTGTTGCTGACCGGTTCCACGTAGGCCTGGCGCACGATCTCGAAGACGCGGGCGAACCGCCGCACGTCGGCGATCTCGGCCTGGTCAGCGGCCGCCTGGGTACTGCTGGCGGCAGCCGGTGTGGCCGTCGTGCCTTGCGTGGCCGGCGTTGTCTGCGCATGCCCCAGCGGAGCCACCAGTGCCAGGGCGATCAGGGTCGGAAGGGAAAACCGCATGGAACGACTCCGCGAACGAGGGGGACCGCCGTGAAACAAGGGGACGGAACGGCGTTGAGACCGTCAGATGACGGCGAAATTCAATGCGTCTAGCCTGCGATGGCGGGCCGGCTGCGTCAACGCTGCCGGCGCAGCCACGCGCGCGGGTCCACCGGCTTGCGGTTGTGGCGCAGTTCGAAATACACCCCGGTACTGGAACTGGTGCTGGGCAGGGCGGTGCCCAGCACGGTGCCGGCGCGTACCGTATCGCCCACGTTGTGCAGCAGGGTCTCGTTGTTGCCGTACATGCTCATCCAGCCATTGCCGTGGTTGACGATGATCAGCAGGCCGTAGCCGCGCAGGTAGTGTGCGTAGATGACGCGGCCGGCCGCGACCGCATGGACCGGGCTGCCGGCGGGCGCGGCGATCAGCACGCCATTGCCGTAGTTGTGCACCGGACCGGCTGCCGGCCAGGGCAGGCCACCGCGGATATTGGCGATGTGCGCACCGGGCTGGCCCGGCTTCAAGGTCCGCGCGGCGTTGCGGGCGGCTTCGTCGATCGCCTGCTGCAGTTTGTCGAGCAGGTGGTTGAGCGACTGCTCGTTCTGCTTCATCGCCGCCAGCCGCTGCGCCTGGTTCTTGTATTGCGCGTCGACCTGCCGGGCCAGCTTCTGCTGGGCGGCGCGTTGCTGGCGCAGCGTCTGGGCTTGCTGCTGGCGGCTGGCGAGCTCGGCCTGCAGGGCCTGCTGCTGGGTGGCGATCGAGGCCTGCAGGTCCTGCAGCTTGGCCAGGTCGCCCATCAGCTGCTGCACCTTGGCCGCGCGGTCCTGCTGGAAGTATCGGGAGTAGGCCAGCGCCCGGCTGACCCGCGCAACGTCCTCGCCGCCCAGCAGCAGGCGCAGGTCCGAGCCGCGACCGAGCGCGTAGGTGGCACGCAGCAGCGCGGCGATGGCGGCGCGCTGGTCGTGCAGCTTCTGCTGCAACTGCTGCTGCTGTTGTTGCAGCTGGGCCAGCTGCTGCTGGGTGGCGGCGATCTTGGCATCGGTCTGGCGCACGGCGCGGGCCGCGGCGGCCAGGGCATTGGCCTGCCTGGCCAGCACCGCATTGACGCTGTCCCGACGCGCGGCGGTCTGTGCCTGCTGGTGTGCCAGCGCTTTCATCTGGTCGCGTACTTCGGCCAGCTTCTTCTGGGTCTGGGCCTGTTCGCTGCGGGTCGAGTCGGCTTGCCGTGCCGGCGACGGCGCGGCAGGCAGGGCACAGGCGAGCAGGGTGGCGAGGACCAGTCCGGTCGGGCGGATCGATGCAAGTGTCGGCATCCCCGGATTATGTCCGAGCAGGCACTTCGCTGCGAGACGCCGGGGATGATGCCGGTCGCAGGATGCGGAAGCTGGCCGTGGCGGGCGATGTCGTCGAGAATGCAGGCATGACCATTCATGCCTTTCCGAACCGCGCATGCTGAATCGCCTGTGGCTCGGCTTTTTCCTTGCCGCCGCCGCCGCCGCGCTCTCGCGCTGGTTGTTCGGTGGCGACGAGGGTGTCTTCGCCGCCATTGTCGCGGCGCTGTTCAACATGGCCGACCTGTCGGTCAAGGTGATGGTGCTGCTGTTCGGCACGCTCACCCTGTGGCTGGGGTTCCTGCGCATCGCCGAGCAGGCCGGGCTGGTCAGCGGCATGGCGCGCCTGCTGGGGCCGTTGTTCGCCCGGCTGATGCCGGAAGTGCCGCGCGGGCATCCCGCGGTGGGCCTGATCACGCTGAATTTCGCCGCGAACGCGCTGGGCATGGAAAACGCGGCCACGCCGATCGGCCTGCGTGCGATGCGCGAGCTGCAGACGCTGAACCCCTCCGACACCACCGCCAGCAATGCCCAGATCCTGTTCCTGGTGCTGAATGCCTCGTCGCTGACCCTGCTGCCGATGACGATTTTCATGTACCGCGCGCAGGCTGGCGCGCACGATCCCACGCTGGTGTTTCTGCCGATTCTGCTGGCGACCAGCGCATCGACGCTGGTCGGTTTCCTGAGCGTGGCCTGGATGCAGCGCCTGAAGCTATGGGACCCGGTGGTGCTGGCCTGGCTGGGCAGTGGGGTGCTGCTGCTGGGCGGGTTCATCGCGCTGCTGGCGTCGTTGAGTGCGGCCGCGCTGGCTTCGTTGTCGGGACTGCTGGGCAATGCACTGCTGTTCGGCGTGATCGTGCTGTTCGTGGGCGTGGGCGCGTACCGGAAAGTGCCGTTGTTCGAGAGCTTCGTGGAAGGCGCGCGGCAAGGTTTCGAAGTGGCGAAGGACCTGTTGCCGTACCTGGTCGCCATGCTGTGCGCCGTCGGCGTGCTGCGCGCGTCCGGTGCGCTGGGCTTCGCGCTGGACGGCATCCGCTGGCTGGTGGCGCATGCGGGCCTGGACACGCGCTTTGTCGATGCCCTGCCCACCGCGCTGGTCAAGCCGTTTTCCGGCAGTGCGGCACGTGCCATGCTGATCGAGACGATGCACCACTCCGGCGTCGACAGCTTTCCGGCGCTGCTCGCGGCCACCGTCCAGGGCAGTACCGAGACCACCTTCTATGTGGTGGCGGTGTATTACGGTGCGGTGGGCATCCGCCGCGTGCGGCACACGGTGGGGTGTGCGCTGCTGGCCGATCTGGCCGGGGTGCTGGCTTCGATCGGCGTGTGCTACTGGTTCTTCGGCTGAATCATCTGGGAGACGAACACGATGCGTATGGGCCTGGCTGCCAACCAGCTTCACCACAGCCACGAGGAAGGTGCTCTGTTCCGCTGGCTGCGTGCCTGCGAAGGGGGCATCCGCGAGCTGCAGCTGGGGCTGCATGCAGTGGGGCGCACCTACGATGCGATCCAGCGCGTCGGCATGCTGTCCGGCTATGCGCCGCTGCGCCGTTATCCCTATGGTCGCGAGGGCGGACTGATGAAGCTGGTGGCCGAGGTAGTCGGGCTGGACGACGACGCTCGTACGCTGGACGGTGCGATCTACCTGATCGATCCGGTGGACCCCTCCTCGATCTTTCCCGAGGCGGTGGCGCTCAAGCGGCAGTGCGTGATCCACGGCAAGCCGTTCGTTTCCACCGTGGCCTCGGCCCGCGACTGGGTGGAGATGGAGCGCATCCACGCCGGGTTTGCGCCGGACCCGGGCGCCGACAACCTGCATACGCTGGAGGAGCAGACCCTGGCGCTGATTTCCCACGATGCGCTGAAGCCGCAGATGCTGGCCTATGCGGGCGAGCACTTCGACCTGCTCTCGCGCTTTGCCCGGCGGGTTGCCACCGGCACCACCGGGCAGCGTCTCAACGAACTGGCCTGGAGTCGCGGCTGGCCGCAGGACAAGCCCTGGGTGCACCGTTACCAGAGCGGGCCGATGGGCGGCGACGCGCAGATTGCCGACCTGGTGCTGGAGCGGCGTTGCCAGCGTGCGATCTTCTTCGAGGACCCGCACGTGGCGCGCCAGCACGAGGCGGACATCCAGTTGCTGGAACGCGCGGTGACCACGCGCACCGACACGACTGCCTGCATCACTTCACCACGGGTCGCCGCGCGCTGGGCCGAAGCGGCATCTGTGAGAAGCGGGAAGTGAGGCAATGAGGAGTGAGGAGCGAGAGAAAATCGGGGGTAGGGCGATGTTTTTCAGTCAGTGCGCGCCGGTGGGCGGGAATGTCGTGGCTTGTGATGTCCCGACTCGGTGCGCACCTCAGCAGCATGGTCTGACTTCATGTGTCTGATCGCTTTCGCCTGGAATGCCCATCCGCGCTGGCGCCTCCTGCTGGCGGGCAACCGCGACGAGTCCCATGCGCGGCCCAGCGCGGCGCTGGCGCGCTGGAATGACCTGCCGATTGTGGGCGGCCGCGATCTGGAGGCCGGCGGAACCTGGCTGGGCGTGGGGTCTGCCGGGCGCTGCGCGGTGGTTACCAATGTGCGCGATCCACGCGATCCGCAGGTCGGCGCGTCGCGTGGACTACTGGCAACGGACTATCTCGCGGGAACCGCAGCTGCCGATACGCATGCTGCCGAGCTGTCGAACCGTGCCGCCGATTATCGACCGTTCAACCTGCTGATCTTCGATGCGCACGATGCGTTCTATCTGGGCAACCGGCCCGGGCCCGAGGCATTGCCGGTCGGCGTGGGCGTGCATGGTCTTTCCAACGCCGACTTCAATACGCCGTGGCCGAAGACCAGTGCGTTGATGCGACGGCTGCAGGCCTGGATCGATGCCGGTGGCGAGACCGATTTCGCACCGCTGTTCGATGCGCTGGCCGACGAGCAGCAGGCCGCGGATGATGTGCTTCCCGACACCGGCGTAGGGCTGGAGCGCGAACGCTGGCTGTCGTCGGCCTTCATTCGCGGCGACAGCTACGGCACGCGCGCGTCGACGGTGGTGGCGATCGGCCACGATGGCCGTGGCCGCATCGTCGAGCGCCGCTTCGGGCCGGACGGCCGTTTCGAGGGCCAGACCGGGATCGAATTCGCTTCGATGCCGGACCGGCTGGATACCTGAGTCTGGTCGCTGGCCGTGCGTGGTCCGGATCAATCGTCCGGGAATTCCCCGTCCACGTAGAACCAGCGTCCGCTCTCGCGCACGAAGCGGCTGACCTCATGCATGCGTTGGGCCTTGCCGCCGCCGTAGCGCAGGCGTGCGACGAATTCCACGATGGCTTCGTCGCCATGTTCTTCGTGACGTTTCACATCGAGTCCCAGCCAGTGGGGTTCGGGTTCTTGCCGGGCCAGGTCCAGTTGCGCGGGGCGGGTATCCGCATGCCAGGTGGACAGCAGGTAGTCCTCGCGCTTGAGCACATAGGCGCTGTAGCGCGAACGCATCAGCGCCGCGGCGTTGGCTGCGATACCGCCTTCGTGCAGGGGGCCGCAGCATGCGGCATAACCGGCCGGCTGGCCGCAGGTACAGGGTTCGGGAGATGGCTCGCTACGCACGCCGGGTTCCGCAGGTAAAGGAGGACACCATCGTCGCCGACGGATGCCCGAATGCAAGCACCCCGTTTCAGCCGGCGCGGAAGGGCGAAACGACCAGCGGGGCCAGATCGAAGCCCATGTGCCTGACCCGGCCCTTCAGCGTGTCGAAAAGCTCGCGTTGCATGCGCGGCTCGCGCGACAGCAGGCACAGACTCCGCTTCTCCGGATCGGCCAGCATGGCCCAGCCGGCCTTGACGTCCAGCGCGATGACCCAGCAGTCGCTCCACACCGACGGCAGCCAGGCCAGCCAGTCCGGGGCCGAGCGCAGCCGGAACTGGGCGGGCTCGTTGCCCGGCTTCGGGCGGTTCATGATGCAGCGTCGAACCCGGACCTTGCCCGTGGTGTTTTCGATCGGGCGACGGACCAGGGTCAGCGTCTGATCGCCGCCACGCTCGAACTGCAGGATGGCGACGCCATCATGGGTCAGGCCGAACGAACCCGGCAGCTGCGCGATTTCATGCCAGGTACCGGCAAGCTGCTCGAGGCTGAGCCGGGCGATCGCCTCTATCGGCTGCGAGGCGGTGGGCGCTGCGACCGTCTCGGTGGTCGGCCTGGTGGGTTCCCATCGTTCGTTGCGTGGTCGCATGGTGCATCCCGGCTGCAATGGTCGTCATGACACTCCCTGTGGCATGAAGCTGCCGTCAAGCCGCGGGAAGGATCAGGCGGGGCGGCCGCGAAGCACGCGTGCAGGCAGCATCAGCACGGCACCGAGGAAGGCGAACACGGCGCCCACCGTGATGCCCACCAGCCGCAGCGGAAGGCATACCAGCCACACGATCGGATACAGCACCAGCGCCAGCAGGGCCAGCGGCCAGCAGAACAGCAGCAGGAGCATCCAGAGCAGGAAGGCAACCATGGCACGACCTCGCGGAGTGAATGCGCGAACTGTAGCGCAAGCCGCAGCCGCCCGCAGGTGGCATCAGTCATTCCTGTCGGGATATCCGGCCTGTCAGGATATCGGGTTCACGCCGATCAGCAGCTCATGCAGCCAGAACGCGAACAGCGCCCACAGCACGGCGCCGATGACGCACGCGATGATGTCGCCACGGATCGTGCCTTCGGCATACACGATGCCCTCGCGGCGATCGCGCCGGCGCGCCACGGCGTACAGCACCACGCTCCAGAGCAGAAAAGCGCCGAACAGCACCACGTCGCGCAGCATGCCGATGGCCAGCAGGTGACCGAAGGCCCACGTCTTCACGGCCAGGGTCTGCGGGTGATGCAGTTTCTCCTTGAAATGGTTGCGCGGTACCCGTGCCGCGGCCAGCAGTACGAAGGCGACCAGGGTGAACAGTGCATTGAGGTGGCGCAGCCAGGCCGGCGGCGCATACAGCAGCACCGGATGCTGGCGGGCCAGCCCGAAACCCCAGCAGATCAATACGAACCCGGCGATCGCCAGCACCGAGTAAACCGCCTTCCAGCGCAGCGGGCCCAGCCGTGCGATCTGCCGTGTGCGCCAGCCGTCGGCGAAGATGCGTACAGAGTGCAGGCCAAGAAAGATCAGCAGGCCCAGGATCAGCATCCACATGACGGACTCCGGTGACGGCGACTGCACCGAGTATAGGCAGGTCGGGTGGTGATTGCGGAAATCCCGGGCGCCAATGCACGTCGCCCCGCGCGAGGCGGGGCGACGTGGACGTTGCGGTCAAGACATCGTCACGGCCGGTCTTCCGACGCCACCGGCAGATCGGCATGCGCCTTGGCCAGTGCTGGCACCTGGATGGCTTGCAGGCCCGCCTTGCGCAGCGAGGCATCGAGCTGGACGAGCTCGCCGTCGCGCAGCGAGTTCCACATGGCGACGGCTCGCTTCAGGTTGGCCTGGCACTCGGCGTACGTCGCATGCTGTCCGGCGGTCGGAGCGCGGTCGGCGCCTTCCACGTCGGTGGCGATGCCGGTCAGGGCGTCGTTCAACGCGGCCAGGTTGATGGTGCGGTCACCGCTGCCGCTGATCAGCGGTTTGGTCTTCGCCAGCAGCGCGGCCACCGCGTCGTGCAGCGCCTTGTGCGACGAGCTGTCGCCCAGGCTGGCCTGACGCGCCAGCAGCTGCTTGCGCACGACCTGGATCTGCCCGTCGTTCTGCCAGATCGTCTGCAGCGTGCCGCCGATCTGGCGCGAGAAGTCGAGGGCTTCGGTCAGCGCGGCCGTGTCCAGCTTCTGGCGCGGATCGGGCACCACCTGCAACGGCGCGCGGTACTGCTTGCCGTCGACCGTGAGCACTACCTGGTAGGTGCCGGGCAGCACCAGCGAGCCCTCGGGGGTCAGCGGCGTGTCGCTGTCCCAGGTGGCGGCGATGCTGTAGCCATACCGCAGTGCCTGCGGGCGCGGATAATGCAGATCCCACACGAAGCGGTGCGCGCCGGCGCTGGTGCCCAGCGTCTGCGGCCTGCCCAGCCAGCCCTTCAGGAAGTAGCGGTTGGCGGGACGCTCAGCGGGCTTGTCGGCACTGGAGAAGCGACGTACCAGCGCGCCCTTGCTGTCGTAGATCGCCAGGGTCACCGGTCCCTTCGCGGCGTGGCCGAGCTGGTAGTCGATGATTGCGCCGGCCGGCGGGTTCTTGCCCAGCGGGGTGTCCGGCGGCAGTGGCGTGTCGCGGTTCTCGTTGGCGCGCACGCGCACGGCGGGCGCGGGGGTGTACAGGTGCGCCGGTTCGCGGGCGATCGCCGCGGTGGCCTGGCGCAGTGGGGTCACATCGTCGAGGATCCAGATCGCACGGCCCTGGGTGCCGGCGATCAGGTCGTCACCGTGCACCAGCAGGTCGCGCACCCAGGCGGTGGGCAGGTTGCGCTGCAGCGACTGCCAGCGGCCGCCGTCGTCGAACGAGACGAATACGCCGTGATTGGTGCCGGCGTACAGCAGCCCGGCCCGCTTCGGATCGGCGCGCACCACGCTCACGAAGTCGTGCGGCGGCAGGTTCGAGGTGATGTTGGTCCAGTGCACGCCATAGTCGGTGGTGCGATAGACCAGCGGCCTGTAGTCGTCCTGCCGATGGTTGTCGACCGCCGCGTAGGCGGTGCCGGGGTGCAGCGCGGAGACGTCGATCGAGTCGATTCGCGCCCATAACGGCAGGCCCTTGGGCGTGATGTTGTGCCAGCTCTTGCCGCCATCGCGGGTCAGCTGGATCAGGCCGTTGTCGGTACCGATCCAGATCTCGTCGTTGTCCAGCGGCGAAGGCGCAATGCTGTAGATCACGCCATAGCCGCAATCGAACGCCTGCTTCGGCGTGGGGTTGCCGTTGCAGTGTTCCGGCTTGGCGGTCTTGCCGTTGAGCGGCGGGCTGATCACATTCCAGTGCTTGCCCTGGTCGGTAGTGCGGAACAGCACCTGGGCGCCGAGGTAGAGCGCGTACGGCGGCTTGGCCGAGAACGCGATCGGGGTGATCCAGGTGTAGTGGTACTTGAAGTCGGTCGGCCGTTCGCCATAGCTGCTGATCGGCCACGGCGAGACGTTCTGCACGACGCCGGTGATGCGGTTCCAACGCGACACGCGGCCGCCGAGGCCGGAGCCGAACACGATGTCCGGGTTGGCCGGATCGGGCAGGTCGTAGTCGCGTTCGTCGCCGCCGACCGGGCGCCAGTCGCGGTACGAGATCGAGCCGTAGTCGCTGCGGCTGGCGATGCCGACGGTGCCCGAGTCCTGCTGGCCAGCGTAGATCCAGTACGGGAAGCGGTTGTCGGCCGCCAGGTGATACAGCTGGGCGGTGGGCTGGTTGTACCAACTGCTCCAGGTCTGGCCGCCGTTGAGGGTGACCACCGCGCCCTGGTCGCTGGCGGTGATCATGCGCTGCGTATTGCGCGGGTCGATCCACAGGTAGTGGTAGTCGTCGCCGCCCGGGGCGCCCTTGAACACGTGCCAGGTCTTGCCGCCGTCGTCGGAGCGGCGGATCGACTGGCCCGCCGAGTAGACCCGGTCAGGGTCGGTCGGGTCGGTGGTGATGCGGCTGAAAT
This window of the Dyella sp. A6 genome carries:
- a CDS encoding NRDE family protein, which gives rise to MCLIAFAWNAHPRWRLLLAGNRDESHARPSAALARWNDLPIVGGRDLEAGGTWLGVGSAGRCAVVTNVRDPRDPQVGASRGLLATDYLAGTAAADTHAAELSNRAADYRPFNLLIFDAHDAFYLGNRPGPEALPVGVGVHGLSNADFNTPWPKTSALMRRLQAWIDAGGETDFAPLFDALADEQQAADDVLPDTGVGLERERWLSSAFIRGDSYGTRASTVVAIGHDGRGRIVERRFGPDGRFEGQTGIEFASMPDRLDT
- a CDS encoding YchJ family protein yields the protein MRSEPSPEPCTCGQPAGYAACCGPLHEGGIAANAAALMRSRYSAYVLKREDYLLSTWHADTRPAQLDLARQEPEPHWLGLDVKRHEEHGDEAIVEFVARLRYGGGKAQRMHEVSRFVRESGRWFYVDGEFPDD
- a CDS encoding lipocalin family protein — translated: MRPRNERWEPTRPTTETVAAPTASQPIEAIARLSLEQLAGTWHEIAQLPGSFGLTHDGVAILQFERGGDQTLTLVRRPIENTTGKVRVRRCIMNRPKPGNEPAQFRLRSAPDWLAWLPSVWSDCWVIALDVKAGWAMLADPEKRSLCLLSREPRMQRELFDTLKGRVRHMGFDLAPLVVSPFRAG
- a CDS encoding NnrU family protein, producing MWMLILGLLIFLGLHSVRIFADGWRTRQIARLGPLRWKAVYSVLAIAGFVLICWGFGLARQHPVLLYAPPAWLRHLNALFTLVAFVLLAAARVPRNHFKEKLHHPQTLAVKTWAFGHLLAIGMLRDVVLFGAFLLWSVVLYAVARRRDRREGIVYAEGTIRGDIIACVIGAVLWALFAFWLHELLIGVNPIS